The segment CGTACGGCGAGCGCGCGGTAGAGCCCGCCCTTGTCGCCGAAGTGCCGGTAGAGGATCGGTTTGGTGATACCTGCCTCGGCGGCGATGGCGTTCATCGAGGCGTCCGGGCCGTCGCGCAGCACAATGCGCTCGGCGGCTTCCAGCAGCTCCCGCCGTCGGCGCTCGGTCGCCGTCTGCCGGCGGCCGATGTGCTCGGTGCTTTCCATGGTCGTGCTCCCCACCCTTGTGAATCCGTGGCGCTGGCGCAACGTAACACCCGATCTCCACGGCGATTTCGTCCCCAGGGGAGTTGACAGCTTTTACTGGCGAGTAACACACTGCGGGTTACCGCTAGTAACACCGCAATACCGCAGCAGCTGGAGGGGACATGGCCGAGTTCACCATGGAGCTCAATGACGAGCAGAAGGAAGTCCGTGACTGGATTCACGGCTTCGCCGCGGACGTCATGCGCCCCGCCGCCGCCGAGTGGGACGAGCGCGAGGAGACCCCCTGGCCCGTGATCCAGGAGGCCGCCAAGATCGGTCTGTACTCCCTCGACTTCTACGCCCAGCAGTTCTTCGACCCCACGGGCCTCGGTATCCCCATGGCCATGGAGGAGCTGTTCTGGGGCGACGCCGGCATCGGCCTGTCGATCGTGGGCACCGGCCTGGCCGCCGTCGGCGTGCTCGCGAACGGCACGGAGGAGCAGATCGGCACCTGGATCCCGCAGATGTACGGCGATGTCGACGACGTCAAGGTCGCCGCCTTCTGCTCGTCGGAACCGGACGCCGGCTCGGACGTGGCCGCGATGCGGACCCGCGCGGTCTACGACGAGGCCAAGGACGAGTGGGTGCTCAACGGCACCAAGACCTGGGCCACCAACGGCGGGATCGCCAACGTCCATGTCGTCGTCGCGGTCGTCGACCCGGAGGCCGGCTCCAAGGGCCATGCCTCCTTCATCGTCCCCCCGAACACCCCCGGCCTCTCCCAGGGACAGAAGTTCAAGAAGCACGGCATCCGCGCCTCGCACACCGCCGAGGTCGTCCTGGAGAACGTCCGGGTCCCCGGCCACTGCCTGCTCGGCGGCAAGGAGAAGCTCGACGAGCGCCTCGCCCGGGCCCGCGAGAACGCCAAGAAGGACGGTATGGAGGGGGGGAGGGTGAAGAACGCCGCAATGGCCACCTTCGAGGCGTCCCGGCCCGCCGTCGGCGCGATGGCGGTCGGCACCGCGCGGGCGGCCTACGAGGAGGCGCTGGAGTACGCCCGGACCCGCTCCCAGTTCGGCCGCCCCATCATCGACAACCAGGGCGTGGCCTTCCAGCTCGCCGATATGCGCACCCAGATCGACGCCGCCCGCCTGCTGGTCTGGCGCGCCTCCTGGATGGCCGTGACCGGCAAGCCGTTCACCTCCGCCGAGGGCTCGATGTCGAAGCTCTTCGCCAGCGAGGTCGCCAAGAAGGTCACCGCGCAGGCCGTACAGATCCTCGGCGGCAACGGCTTCACCCGCGAATACCCGGTCGAGCGGATGCACCGTGACGCAGCTATCTACACCATTTTCGAAGGCACCAGCGAGATCCAGCGTTTGGTGATCGCACGGACGCTGTCCGGGATGCCGATTCGGTAGATCGACTCGCAGGCAGGGAGGCAGAGGCGCCCCGCCCCTGCCTCGGCAGGCGGCGGGGCGCTGCGTCGTGCGGTGCGCGAAAATCCCATGAGCTCTGTCAGTGGGGCGGGTTACAGTCATGCACGTCAAGCACCTCCCAATGCGCAGGCCCACGGCTACTTCTTCCAAAAGTCCCGCCGCAGGCCGTCCTTGATCTCGGGAGGCGCGGCATCGGGGTGCCCGGTGCGCAGGCAGGGGATACTTCCACTGTTAATGGGGTGGTCGCGGGTTCGAGTCCCGTCGCCGACTACGGGTCGGCGTAGCTCAGTTGGCAGAGCACCTTGTTTCCTCAGCCGACTCTGATCTCGGGCACCCCGCTGCTGAGCTTCCCCTCCCTGTGAGGGGTCTTCCTTTGTCCCGCTTCAACACCCGTGGCGCTCCTCCCGCCGCCAGTTCGCCGGTGACCACCACCGGCGAGCGGACCCGCACCCACCAAGGCGGCTCCGGCTATCAGCGCGATCCCAAGTCGGAGCTGTTCCTGCTCGCGGTCGCCAACTTCGTCGGCACCGACACCTTCTACGAGACCGGCGGGCAGTGCGACGACCGCTACACCCAGCTCGTCCGGCAGCTCGCCGTCGAGGACCCGGTATGGACCGCGGGGATGCTCGGCTGGCTGCGCGGTCCCGGCAACATGCGCACCGCGGCGATCGTGGGCGCGGCCGAGTACGTCAAGGCCCGCCTCGAAGCAGGCCGCGGTTCCGGCGGCCCGGCCGGCGCATCCATGAGGGACGAAGGAGCGGGGTTCAACCGCAAGGCGATCGTCTCCGTCCTCCAGCGCGCTGACGAGCCGGGTGAGCTCCTCGCCTACTGGACATCGCGTTACGGCCGCCGCATCCCCAAGCCCGTCAAGCGCGGCATCGAGGACGCCGTCGGCGCGCTGTACGACGAGAAGTCCCTGCTCAAGTACGACACCGTGGCGAAGGGCTTCCGCTTCGGTGACGTCATCGAACTCACCCACCCCGCTCCCCGGGCCGGGTGGCAGGGCGATCTGTTCGAGCACGCCATCGACCGTCGCCACCACCGCGACAAGCCGATCCCCGAGTCCCTGCAACTGCTGCGCACCCGGGCCGCGATCGGCGACTGGGCCGTCGAGAAGCGCCGTGCCCTGCTCGCCCGCGCGGACGCCGCCGCATTCCTCCAGCACGCCGGCATGACGTGGGAGGCGCTGGCCGGATGGCTCCAGGGGCCGATGGACGCCGCAGCGTGGGAGGCGGTCATCCCGTCCATGGGGTACATGGCGCTGCTGCGCAACCTGCGGAACTTCGACGAGGCCGGTGTCTCCGACGAGGTCGCCGAGACGGTGGCGCGGAAGCTCGCCGACCCGGATCAGGTCGCCCGCTCCCGCCAGTTGCCGATGCGCTTCTACTCGGCGTACCGGGCTGCGCCTTCGCTGCGCTGGGGTCACGTCCTGGAGAAGGCGCTGACGATATCGCTGGCGAACATCCCGCGGCTGCGCGGCCGGACGCTGGTGATGGTCGACACGTCCAGTTCGATGCAGGCGGGGTTCTCCCGCGACGGCACACTCATGCGGTGGGACGCGGCGGCGCTGTTCGGGGTCGCGCTGGGGCAGCGGTGCGAGAGCGCGGACGTCTACTCGTTCTCGTCCGGCCGCCGGCACTGGGGTGATGCTCCCTGCGCGGCCACGAAGGTCTTCCCGCCGCAGCGTGCCGAGTCGCTGCTGCGCGCGGTCGGCCGCTGGAAGGACGGCGGCTGGTTCCTCGGCGGCGGCACCGACACGGCCGCCGCCCTCCGCGAGACCTTCCGCGGCCACGACCGGGTCGTCATCGTCACCGACGAGCAGGCAGGACACGACGCCCGTGAGGTCACCGAGTCCATACCTGCCACCGTGCCGATGTACACCTGGAATCTCGCCGGATACGAGGCCGGACACGCTCCGTCCGGCAGCCGGAACCGGCACACCTTCGGTGGCCTCACGGACCAGGCGTTCCGCATGATCCCGCTGCTGGAAGCCGGTCGGGACGCCCGGTGGCCGTGGGAGCGGCCTGCGAGCTGACGAGTTTGAGCGCGAGCGGCCCCCGGTGCGGGCCGCCGTCGCAGAACGAGGGCCCCACCCGGCCGCCGGGTGGGGCCCTCCGCGTCTCCAGATCTGGCGCGAAGCCGCGCATCGGGCAAGGGCCCGGTGGGCGGCTTTCGTCGTGCTGGAGGTGTTTTGGCCGCAGGCGTGACCTGCGCCCGTCCGGCGGGGCGTCCGGCGCGAGGTGCCTCGTATCCCTTGACGACGGGAACGCCGCGCTCTACTTTCCTTCCATAAAGCAAAACATTAGTTCCACGATACGGAATCAATTCTCTCCGCCGCTTCGCTGGAGCTTGCCCGTGACAGGTCGACGCAGGAGTACTCGATGCCTCGAATGACAGCCGCCCGCGCCGCGGTGGAGATCCTCAAGCGGGAGGGCGTGGCCCACGCCTTCGGAGTGCCGGGTGCCGCGATCAACCCCTTCTACGCGGCGCTCAAGGGCGCGGGCGGGATCGATCACACGCTGGCGCGCCATGTCGAGGGCGCCTCGCACATGGCCGAGGGCTACACGCGGACCCACCCGGGCAACATCGGCGTCTGCATCGGGACCTCAGGACCGGCCGGCACCGACATGATCACCGGTCTCTACTCCGCGATCGGTGACTCGATCCCGATCCTGTGCATCACCGGCCAGGCCCCCACCGCGGTGATCCTCAAGGAGGACTTCCAGGCCGTCGACATCGCCTCGATCGCCAAGCCGGTCACCAAGGCCGCCACCACCGTGATGGAGGCCGCGCAGGTCCCCGGCGTCTTCCAGCAGGCCTTCCACCTGATGCGCTCAGGACGCCCCGGCCCGGTCCTCATCGACCTGCCGATCGATGTCCAGCTGACCGAGATCGAGTTCGACCCCGAGACGTATGAGCCGCTGCCCGCCTTCAAGCCGGCCGCGACCCGCGCCCAGATCGAGAAGGCCGTCACGCTCCTCAATGCGTCCCGGCGCCCGTTGATCGTCGCCGGGGGCGGCATCATCAACGCCGACGCGTCCGGGCTGCTGGTGGAGTTCGCCGAGCTGACCGGTATCCCGGTCGTGCCCACCCTGATGGGCTGGGGCATCCTCGCCGACGACCATGAGCTGAACGCCGGCATGGTCGGCCTCCAGACCTCGCACCGCTACGGCAACGCGAACTTCCTGGAGTCCGACTTCGTCCTCGGCATCGGCAACCGCTGGGCCAACCGCCACACCGGCAAGCTGGACGTCTACACCCAGGGCCGCACCTTCGTCCATGTCGACATCGAGCCCACCCAGATCGGCAAGATCTTCGCCCCGGACTACGGCATCGCCTCGGACGCCAAGGCCGCGCTGGAGCTGTTCGTCGAGGTGGCCAGGGAGCTCAAGGCCGCGGGCAAGCTGCCCGACCGCAGCGCCTGGGCCGCGTCCACCCAGGAGCGCAAGGCGCAGCTCCAGCGCCGTACGCACTTCGACAACATCCCGATGAAGCCGCAGCGCGTCTACGAGGAGATGAACAAGGCCT is part of the Streptomyces platensis genome and harbors:
- a CDS encoding acyl-CoA dehydrogenase family protein — protein: MAEFTMELNDEQKEVRDWIHGFAADVMRPAAAEWDEREETPWPVIQEAAKIGLYSLDFYAQQFFDPTGLGIPMAMEELFWGDAGIGLSIVGTGLAAVGVLANGTEEQIGTWIPQMYGDVDDVKVAAFCSSEPDAGSDVAAMRTRAVYDEAKDEWVLNGTKTWATNGGIANVHVVVAVVDPEAGSKGHASFIVPPNTPGLSQGQKFKKHGIRASHTAEVVLENVRVPGHCLLGGKEKLDERLARARENAKKDGMEGGRVKNAAMATFEASRPAVGAMAVGTARAAYEEALEYARTRSQFGRPIIDNQGVAFQLADMRTQIDAARLLVWRASWMAVTGKPFTSAEGSMSKLFASEVAKKVTAQAVQILGGNGFTREYPVERMHRDAAIYTIFEGTSEIQRLVIARTLSGMPIR
- a CDS encoding TROVE domain-containing protein, with translation MSRFNTRGAPPAASSPVTTTGERTRTHQGGSGYQRDPKSELFLLAVANFVGTDTFYETGGQCDDRYTQLVRQLAVEDPVWTAGMLGWLRGPGNMRTAAIVGAAEYVKARLEAGRGSGGPAGASMRDEGAGFNRKAIVSVLQRADEPGELLAYWTSRYGRRIPKPVKRGIEDAVGALYDEKSLLKYDTVAKGFRFGDVIELTHPAPRAGWQGDLFEHAIDRRHHRDKPIPESLQLLRTRAAIGDWAVEKRRALLARADAAAFLQHAGMTWEALAGWLQGPMDAAAWEAVIPSMGYMALLRNLRNFDEAGVSDEVAETVARKLADPDQVARSRQLPMRFYSAYRAAPSLRWGHVLEKALTISLANIPRLRGRTLVMVDTSSSMQAGFSRDGTLMRWDAAALFGVALGQRCESADVYSFSSGRRHWGDAPCAATKVFPPQRAESLLRAVGRWKDGGWFLGGGTDTAAALRETFRGHDRVVIVTDEQAGHDAREVTESIPATVPMYTWNLAGYEAGHAPSGSRNRHTFGGLTDQAFRMIPLLEAGRDARWPWERPAS
- the gcl gene encoding glyoxylate carboligase, coding for MPRMTAARAAVEILKREGVAHAFGVPGAAINPFYAALKGAGGIDHTLARHVEGASHMAEGYTRTHPGNIGVCIGTSGPAGTDMITGLYSAIGDSIPILCITGQAPTAVILKEDFQAVDIASIAKPVTKAATTVMEAAQVPGVFQQAFHLMRSGRPGPVLIDLPIDVQLTEIEFDPETYEPLPAFKPAATRAQIEKAVTLLNASRRPLIVAGGGIINADASGLLVEFAELTGIPVVPTLMGWGILADDHELNAGMVGLQTSHRYGNANFLESDFVLGIGNRWANRHTGKLDVYTQGRTFVHVDIEPTQIGKIFAPDYGIASDAKAALELFVEVARELKAAGKLPDRSAWAASTQERKAQLQRRTHFDNIPMKPQRVYEEMNKAFGPETRYVTTIGLSQIAGAQMLHVYKPRHWINCGQAGPLGWTIPAALGVATADPETPVVALSGDYDFQFMLEELAVGAQHKIPYIHVLVNNAYLGLIRQAQRNLDINFQVNLEFENINAPELGVYGVDHVKVAEGLGCKAIRVTDPSRLGAAFEEAKKLAAEHRVPVVVEAILERITNISMSGSDIASVNEWEDVATEPGHAPTAIKPLKV